Sequence from the Megalops cyprinoides isolate fMegCyp1 chromosome 4, fMegCyp1.pri, whole genome shotgun sequence genome:
TCATTCTCATATTACCAGAGGTAACTGTTTAATTAGACTTTAATAATGCTATGCCATTTCAgctttcaacatttttcttctcctcatctgttattgttgttgatgttATTATCActattttacagtatgtaatgtttaattacattgcatgtttgtatgctgtattgtatgttagtaaatatataaacactcctgcttctcagttgaataagtcacaaagtccttcacaacgtaccgcatgtcaaaataaacagcagaacagcCCTTTCTGATGTTAgtagttgtttctctgtgcgacaaagcgttgtagagtaatccggttttgaaatcacagcaaatttctgcattgtctcccaCAGAGAGCTGACATTATGTctcactttgtatgaaaaataaacacaacataacgcatttgcttttcattgcaatgattcaaaagttgtttaaagcacattcttcatccaatgaCTCAGTGATaagacttcagtgaataaaacaataacatttatttccgttaggcactaagcacatattttttcaaattgctaagTCATAGAGTATCCTATAGAGTATTTATTGTTTCTGCCGGGAAACTTccgtaatttgcatggcaaactttattatgaataatggtCCCCCCGGCCTCTGAAAAACCCTCacgtattttgaaacctaaatgttggcaggtatgggtaggggggacctcccgattgccaccgggtatttcaCACACTGGGGGCAACATTAGATcagatttcatttatatttatggaTGGTTCACGTATCGCTATGAAATGCGATGGTTCACTCAcgataatattaaaaatacattcaactACTTTTATGAATTACACACAATAAATTAAGTGAAGTCACAGAAAGTCTGAAAACAATATAAACTACTATTTTTCCAGAAATGCCTGCTCAGACACTAAACTTCTGGCAAACAATGAGAGCGAACTGCAGAAGATTTACAACAGCATATAAATAAACTAATGCCTGTATAGAGAGATATGAGATTTTTccattgttgtcattattttgtaattatttattaaatgtagTTTCATTTTTGATTAAAGTTTTTTATGAAGGTAACTGTTGGAAAAGATGAGAGATAAAAGTGAGGGTGTCTTCGTAAGTGATTATTTGGCATGGCTGATTCTACTCCAAGGGCTGTAGAGGGAACATGTCAAAGGTCAAGAGTCAGGAGGAAACTGGCTTGCTTTTAAAGCTCTTGTCAAAGGTGATTGTAATACAAAATAAGAGtaaaacaaactttttaaaaGGATACAGCATATGGTATACCATACAAACACAGGATTTAATATCCAGCTTTAgataatgatattattattattattattattattattagtagtagtagtagtagtagtggtagtagtagtagtagcagtactAGTAGTATATATTGGTTATTTATGTTAAGTATgtagttttttgtgtttaagaAACTGTAAGGAATACCGAAACATTTACAGACAATCACTTAGTAAGCTTTCCTTctgataaatataaattgaaagttcacatatttttattagaAAATATTCGAGTATTAGGTCAATATAAACACGGAATGGCAAGTCATCCAAACAAGATATGCTAATGACTCAGGTCAGATGGCATGAGTCAAAAGGAGATGACCTTTGTCCTCTACTGAGCTTTTGTCTTGTGTTCGTGAGACTTCATTTCGCCTTCTCGAAAGGTCCTCGGAATGTGCGCAGTGTAATTACATAATGTTACACgttttgagaaataattgtatgtatcaacaattatattaattattatgctATACGCTTTAAGCTTTATTATAAATTCATATCGCTTATAAAAAACGGGCCtgtgaaaaaggaaattgctCCGGAATTTTggttaaacatttacatttaaaaaaaaacttcatattTACAGGCAATTCgaggaaacaaaaacatatatttacTGTTGCTTCCTATAGGCCATGGAATATTAATGTAAACGAGCACTCAAAGTGTAGGTTATTATCATTTTCGCTCGTGCCATTATGCCCGCTGGAGTTTGTTACGAATTTTCCTTAATGGTGGGAGTTCTCCCGTTGTACTGTGAAAACATCCCTGTCGTCCAGGTGCTTACAGAAAGCCAATAAAGTTACACTCTTCGCACAAAGatggcttttaaaaacacaactgcatACTAACAGCACGTCGCTAAAGCATGCTGGAATAAATGAATGCGTGTAACCATACAGTTTTCGGAGCTCAGGTAGCCTACTTCTTTGATAGAAGACACATGAAGAATATCGTACATCTGAAAGATCAAAAATTAGATATTTCAGTACAGATGTCCTACGCATCAATTACTGATCAATCAACTGATATGATTAAAAAGCTTAAAGCCCGAGGGGATTAATCAGTGATTACATATTGATAAGAGCCAGCCTTTTAGTCTGTCCCAGTTGAGACAGGTTTCGCCACTCACCATGCAGAGTCTCggccgacttgaaatcaaacccATAAACAAGTTTCTGTATTTCAAAGGCTGCATACTTCAAAGCACTATATCGTTACTGTGGCTTGTAGGACTACAGTTTTGTCGAAAAAGTCTTAtattaattgtattaaaattgcaagtacagtaaaaacaatgaaCTGAGCTTAACATATTGTATctacaaaaaagcaacaataaatgttatatagcatgtgtacatatatagACATGTAGTAACCTAAATGAACTAAAAGTACAAGCCTATTTAACACTCCATTCCATTTGATCAATGCATGTCAATTAAGTCACAATTATTCTGGCAAAGTtctccattttgtgttttttcacatttaatatgCCAAAGAAAATGTGTTCTAAAAATTGAGGGAAGATTATTAAAAGTAATTTCAAGAATAGTTTCATATATAGTTCAATATTTTCTTAATGTAAGAATCATGCCATCACGCACAGAAGTTAAGTATCAAGTCAAGAAATTAAACTTAATAATTCTAATATTATTCTAATactcataataatcataatattgTTGCATAATACATTATGTGAAGTAAGCGCGTTCTCCTgctaaatttgtttgtttgaccaATCGCCCGTACCTTCGGTTCTCTTTTAAAAGCTTAATATCGAATTGATTTTATGCTCCTCGCGTCTAAGTACAGAGAggagaaattaagaaaaaagaatgaacacTCTTGCTCTGTCGAGACATCATGCTAAATGACGAGTTCAGTGGCGAAAACCGCATATTTTCCATTCACAGATTTCAGGATGTTACCTTGCTTAGGTCTGTCTCACACTTTAAGTAAAACTTAAGTAAACTTTCACGTTTTCCCTCAAACAGCGAGCTCATCGATCACCAAAGGTAACGAAAGTAATTAATGATATCTGTATTGGAAAAGTCAAAATTGTATCAATTTGTAATTCAAAGTTAGAACCACGTGTTGAATCCATGGTTACTTTTTCTTGCATTGCTCTTACTTTACCTCGTTAGTTATATTCCATGTCCATGCATGGGTACGCTTGTCTGTGAGTTACCGTGGATGGTGATAAACCCGGAAACTTTCTTTTTGCGGTAACAAGTTGGTGTACTCTGAATAAACTCCTGTTGATTCACAATGTCGAGcataaacagtttattttaaaaaagaaaacacatatcTTAAGTGTTGTTAAGCATTAAAATAAGCggggttttaaaaatgtatacatccACACGTTTAATAAAAATTGTCATGCAATTTAGTTGGCTAGCATCCAAATAGTTGCACTTTAGATTGCAAGCATCCAATTAAAAACTAACCgtactattattgttataataataataataataataataataataataataacaataacaataacaataataataataataataatgttattattattgttattgctattattattgttattagtattattgttattattatttattattattattattattattattattattattattattattattgttgttgttgttgttgttgttgttgttaatatgATAGCATTTCTAGTTCATGATCCAAGtgattacaaaatatttacCCTATATTATGAcgaaaagaaaactgaaaagagaATTTGATTACTATTCAACACTTGACTCAACACTTCATGTTGCCTCAAGCAGAGTTAAGAGGGCTTCACAGGACCTCGTCTCACTAAAATCTTCTTTAATGTGGATTACCCTCCTTCATTTAGGGCTGAGTGTGCTTCAAACCTTGTTTGATGGAGTGAGTTGCAAACCTGTTTTTGAAGTCTGTTCAGCCTTTCGAAAGCGCTGTGTTGAACTAATTCGTATTTATTTGCGCCCATACCTTGAAAACCAGTGCCTTTAGCTTTAGATTAGAGGTACCGTATGTCTTTATCAATTATAAAAGGCAAGAAAACATATCAGCTGTTATAAGTATAATAACACATTGCAATTTTCACAAATATAATTTCGCTTTCGTTTTAAATCAACCACCCAAAAGGTTACGTTCGCTAGaacttttttaaacagattctttgtaaatatatacataaatacaaaaacctatatatttatatcaggACTCTTcgaaaataaataataaataaaaagaggtCTAGTGAGAATGTAGTCGGTCGTAGTGCATATGATTCACCCTAACTTGCACGTGCGCCCTAAAATCGCGAGTAGAAGCTGTCAAAGCAGGAGTGAAACCGTAGGGCCTGCGTTTACTTGCCTGAGCTTATGCTGACGCTATCCCGGCGGATTCGTCCAAAAACACAGCGTTTACCCTCTTTATCTCGGGTTTCGTCAATGAAATAATACTCAGTGGAATAATTTCGTcgaataatgaataaaatcgCAAAATTTCGTGTACTTACCAGAAATAATGCACATGGCAAAAGGCAAGAAGACGTGGCGTAAGGACAGATGCAATGCAAAGCTCAAACTGATTGCCACTAACGGTATAGATTTGCATTGAGTCCTCTGCACAATGATTCTGATCAATACCCCTGCACTTGCGTACCAGATGGCAtaggaaaagaacaaaaatgaaaaaaaaaaaaatgtttcaatcgATTTAGTCGTTCGGACCCCTATTTTTGTCTTAAACATATGAGAGTGGATAACCTTGGAACTAAATGCATTATAATTCTctaacatattcatatttattgtaATAGGGATGCATATGAATGGCTATGCGCatgactgttttgtgtttgagaagctgtgtttgtgtggtgtacGTATAAGAAGTTTTACTGAATTATTATATCGGGGCAGTTATGAGTTTCTGACTTGATAATTCAAACCCTGGCTTGAGGTTTCCCTAAACTTCCTATCGTAAATTATACCAGCCCTTGAGTAATACTACCAAATCGCCTTTGTTCAGAATTAAACTAGAAATGGTGCAGTTGCTGtggaataaataataatatttgttatTACTATTTGTTTTTAGTAAACCActaatattacacacacatgtatatatatgtatgtatatatataaatttgcTGCCTACAAATATGAACATAGTCTGGTAGCACACCACATACACCAGAGAGTTTGACTTGTCAGTTcattataaacacaaacaaatatcaTTTCAATGACTGTATGCTATTTTTAAGATAATAATTTGAGGTAATGATCTACCCTGTTAACTATGTAATAGAATGTAGAGCAAAGTACAGTTCTGTTAATACATGCTGTACTTTgtcttgccccccccccccccccctccccctttctcggtatgtgtgcgtgtgtatgtgtgtgaacacaGTGAAGCATctatgtattaaaatgtattctattCGAATGAATAGGCGTATTAAAAAATACTTGCCACGAAGTTATTTGCGTTTTTGTATAAACAAAATCCTCGCAGCAGGACAGATTTCGAGATTCAAGGCACCGTGGCAGGTACACGGGAACTTTTCAATTTGCCTTCCATTATTTTGCACTGACAGCTGAAAGTGCTTGGAGgaggctttttttcctccaagaGACCCCCTGCCCCTCCTTTGGCAGCTGATCAAAAGGAAAATAGGTCACGGTTCTCAAACTTCTGTCCCTCAGTCCTTAATTATTGTCTCCTTAGACAAAGGCAACATCTGCGCAACCTCAAGCCAAAATTGCCACCCAGAGCAGGCCGACAAACCCTGCCTCTAAAGAGTTTACCACTTCGAAGCATTAGATCACATTTTGCTAGTGCAAGTAATATCGCACTGTCAAAAGAAAGGTTCACGTAGGACTAAAATGGTACACACAACTGAGCTTAATATCTTTTTTAGATAATGAAAAACTCACTCCTCGTTTACCGTTTATGTTATAATTTTTCAGTCAAAATCCtatgaacattttttgttttaaaaatgcattgatttaattgatctatgaaacaaatttacattaattattaatgagcTATTCTTTCAGATAGGCGACGACAAAACCAATAGGCAACATGACGTGAGCTACAACACAGTAGTTAACATTTCCAATCAAGttcttttttcaaatatttaatgctCATACAGACTTCAAATACTTTCAGATCCGCGGGTGTCCGCGCATAATCCTTATTTGGTTAACTGCTGCCATCTTGTCACGTGTTCAAATACAGTGACGCATCCTTGAGTTGTGAGTCCTGAGTAAGTACATATCTCTCCTAATATGAGCACTCAATGCACAAATTTGTATGTTGCGTTTCAGTGAAATAATTCAAGTAGGGTTTAAATACTTGTGTTGACGATGTGTGGATATATAAATCAAATTATGAAGCATTTCCAATGTTGTTCAATAAAAGCTATAACGTCTTATCAACGTTCAGACTCGGACAGAGACTGTCAAAATGTGCATAGTAATATGAGTGCAGCGCAGTATCCAgccacaaacaaaaagaaaataaattcatacttCGATTCGTTGGGTTTGGGCTATACAGCGTAGACTGATTCCCTCTCTTCTGGTGAGTAATGACAGGTAAGTGAAGGGTTACCCCTACTTGAAAAGAAATCAAGACTTACTGACGTTGTGGTTCCAGATGCAAACACTGAATACAAATCTCAACCGAGCATGGCAACTGGGATCGCCAAcccagtagtttttttttttttgataagtTCACGGCAGAGCAGCGTAGACGCCAATTGGTCGGAAGCGATGTCTGTCAGGGAGAATTCCCCTCCCGCTCTGATAGGGTAGGGTGATAGCGGAGCAAATCCATCCTGGACAGCTCCAGCTGCTTAAACAGAATACgtaggaggaggagagggctcGGACATGGGGAGAATCAGCACTGGCCCGTCTGATAGAGATCGGTAatttttttaactaaaaaacCGAGAGGCCTTAGGAAACGAAAGAAGAAACAAACCCATCCCTGGCACGAAGCATTAAATACACCAATGGACTGAATGAAGACTGCATACAACGCCTATCGATGCCTGGCCAAGGATTTGGACGCTTACGCCATGAATCCAGAGATGACAATGGACAGCATTGGCAATCTGCATGTTGGAGTAAACCATGACCAGGATTTGATGAGCGGTCACAGTCCCCACCACGACCGGAACACGAGGGCTTCTTTGAGTATACATCAGGATTTGGCGACAGCTTCTTCGCGGTCAGCAATGGTATCCAGCATGGCTACGATCCTGGACGGGACTGGTGAGTACCGTCCGGAATTGTCTCTGCCGCTCCATCACGCTATGAGCATGCCGTGTGACACATCCCCGCCTGGGATGGGCATGAGCGGAACTTACACTACTTTAACTCCACTCCAACCCTTACCTCCCATTTCTACCGTTTCTGACAAGTTCCAccctcatcaccatcaccaccagcGTCTCTCTGGGAACGTAAGCGGGAGCTTTACGCTGATGAGGGACGAGAGGGGTTTACCAGCAATGAACAACCTCTACAGCCCTTATCATAAGGAAATGTCTGGGATGGGACAGAGTTTATCCCCCTTGGCCACCAGCCCCCTTGGCAACGGCTTGGGTTCAATCCATAATACGCAGCAAAGCCTCCACAACTATGGCACGCATGGCCATGACAAGATGCTGAGCTCTAACTTTGATGCCCACACTGCCATGCTGGCCAGGGGGGATCAGCACCTCTCCCGAGGCCTCGGTGGCCCCGCGGCAGGTATGATGCAGCATTTGAACGGGATGCACCACACCGGGCATCCGGGCCACCCTCAATCCCACGGGCCTGTGTTGGCTTCCAGCCGGGATAGACCGCCCTCCTCCTCGGGAACGCAAGGTACCAACTCTGGGCAGCTTGAGGAGATCAACACCAAAGAGGTGGCACAAAGGATCACGGCAGAACTGAAGCGCTACAGCATTCCACAGGCGATCTTCGCCCAGCGGGTCCTTTGTCGCTCGCAGGGAACGCTTTCCGATCTCTTAAGAAACCCCAAACCGTGGAGTAAACTTAAATCGGGAAGGGAGACGTTCAGGAGAATGTGGAAGTGGCTGCAAGAACCAGAGTTTCAGAGAATGTCGGCCTTACGGCTTGCAGGTAAGACAAGGTAGCTTgataaaagttttatttaagTACTTGATCTGATCCTGAGGATTGCTTCGCGCTCTGCCGTGAAAACCAACTTCATGTTGCCTTATTTCTGATCTGTAATTCTGCTTAAAAAGTATTGGAACTAGGCAAATTTTGGTGACTTAAATGACTAAAACTACTGTCAAATTAGCATTGGCATTGATGGAAAATAACAATCAAAACAGTAGTGTGGgagaataacattttattttcgaAATTATTTAATGGCAATTATCTTTTACAATTATTCCTTGTAACAATGGTACACTTTTTGGAACTGAAACGGAGCACTACTATTTTAGTCACAGGGTATAATTCCCTTCATGTTGagtatacatttaatatataatgTCATATCTCAGTTCTACAAAATaagtatgtattttaaaaattctgtattATATCAGCACAGGACGTGTACGCActgtaatttaacattttaaattcttttgtTCAGAAGAATGTTTCTGTTATtaatctgctttgttttttttctttttttgatttttgttttttttttttaacttgagctcgttttttctgtcatgttccTACAGTTTTGTATTACGTGTTGGAGTACGTTACAAACAAAGGTTTAATTAAAAATAGTACAGCATCAGCAAAACGACGTCTGTTTCAAAAACGCCTAAGAGCATTGTGAATGTTCACAACAattacattcttacattttaagTTTCCCTCTCCTGTCACTTGAGGagggacgtgtgtgtgtgtgtgtgtgtgagagagagagagagagaatatgaaaaggagaaagaggcgACGAACAAAGACACGGGAAATTGATTATTTATATAGAGGTATTTGTGCCCCCTCTAGCGATGAGAAAATGTAACTCCAGTTCTCCTTTTGTTCTGGCTAGAACAAGAGTTCTCACATATGATTACTTTTCTGTTCTGgtgtatttgaaatgtattctgcaTTCTGGTAAATTTATGAAAGCACATATTTAACAGGTAACCACAGACAGACATCTTactatcaaaaataaaaatttagatatttctgtttatgtatT
This genomic interval carries:
- the LOC118776873 gene encoding one cut domain family member 2-like isoform X1 encodes the protein MKTAYNAYRCLAKDLDAYAMNPEMTMDSIGNLHVGVNHDQDLMSGHSPHHDRNTRASLSIHQDLATASSRSAMVSSMATILDGTGEYRPELSLPLHHAMSMPCDTSPPGMGMSGTYTTLTPLQPLPPISTVSDKFHPHHHHHQRLSGNVSGSFTLMRDERGLPAMNNLYSPYHKEMSGMGQSLSPLATSPLGNGLGSIHNTQQSLHNYGTHGHDKMLSSNFDAHTAMLARGDQHLSRGLGGPAAGMMQHLNGMHHTGHPGHPQSHGPVLASSRDRPPSSSGTQGTNSGQLEEINTKEVAQRITAELKRYSIPQAIFAQRVLCRSQGTLSDLLRNPKPWSKLKSGRETFRRMWKWLQEPEFQRMSALRLAGEFCKQDETSQRLMFSACKRKEQEPNKDRSNTPKKSRLVFTDLQRRTLLAIFKENKRPSKEMQLTISQQLGLELATVSNFFMNARRRSLDKWMDEGSPGAASSASSTCTKA
- the LOC118776873 gene encoding one cut domain family member 2-like isoform X3, encoding MKTAYNAYRCLAKDLDAYAMNPEMTMDSIGNLHVGVNHDQDLMSGHSPHHDRNTRASLSIHQDLATASSRSAMVSSMATILDGTGEYRPELSLPLHHAMSMPCDTSPPGMGMSGTYTTLTPLQPLPPISTVSDKFHPHHHHHQRLSGNVSGSFTLMRDERGLPAMNNLYSPYHKEMSGMGQSLSPLATSPLGNGLGSIHNTQQSLHNYGTHGHDKMLSSNFDAHTAMLARGDQHLSRGLGGPAAGMMQHLNGMHHTGHPGHPQSHGPVLASSRDRPPSSSGTQGTNSGQLEEINTKEVAQRITAELKRYSIPQAIFAQRVLCRSQGTLSDLLRNPKPWSKLKSGRETFRRMWKWLQEPEFQRMSALRLAGKTRRIL
- the LOC118776873 gene encoding one cut domain family member 2-like isoform X2, encoding MKTAYNAYRCLAKDLDAYAMNPEMTMDSIGNLHVGVNHDQDLMSGHSPHHDRNTRASLSIHQDLATASSRSAMVSSMATILDGTGEYRPELSLPLHHAMSMPCDTSPPGMGMSGTYTTLTPLQPLPPISTVSDKFHPHHHHHQRLSGNVSGSFTLMRDERGLPAMNNLYSPYHKEMSGMGQSLSPLATSPLGNGLGSIHNTQQSLHNYGTHGHDKMLSSNFDAHTAMLARGDQHLSRGLGGPAAGMMQHLNGMHHTGHPGHPQSHGPVLASSRDRPPSSSGTQGTNSGQLEEINTKEVAQRITAELKRYSIPQAIFAQRVLCRSQGTLSDLLRNPKPWSKLKSGRETFRRMWKWLQEPEFQRMSALRLAACKRKEQEPNKDRSNTPKKSRLVFTDLQRRTLLAIFKENKRPSKEMQLTISQQLGLELATVSNFFMNARRRSLDKWMDEGSPGAASSASSTCTKA